From Nicotiana tabacum cultivar K326 chromosome 22, ASM71507v2, whole genome shotgun sequence, one genomic window encodes:
- the LOC142175750 gene encoding uncharacterized protein LOC142175750, which translates to MCERFNAWILGPRHKIIISMLEEIRVKVMSRIAKMREFAETWQDGVSPMAMMVFNTNVERSMRVDFMFNGDTGFELQDGPCKFIVDLRIGYRSCRSWELKGIPCPHAITMHYKRLDPSENIVHWYRKETYMKAYSHFIQPVSNMIMWPESSNPKVLPPPVQNMPGRPRKK; encoded by the coding sequence ATGTGTGAAAGATTCAATGCTTGGATATTGGGCCCTAGACACAAGATAATCATATCAATGCTAGAGGAAATAAGGGTCAAAGTTATGAGTAGGATAGCAAAAATGAGAGAATTTGCTGAAACTTGGCAGGATGGTGTATCTCCAATGGCAATGATGGTGTTCAATACTAATGTTGAGAGGTCAATGAGGGTTGACTTCATGTTTAATGGAGATACAGGCTTTGAACTCCAAGATGGTCCATGCAAGTTCATTGTAGATTTAAGAATAGGCTACCGCAGTTGCAGGTCTTGGGAACTGAAAGGCATTCCATGTCCACATGCTATAACAATGCACTACAAGAGACTTGATCCTTCAGAGAATATTGTACACTGGTACAGGAAAGAGACCTACATGAAGGCATATTCACACTTCATACAACCAGTTTCCAACATGATAATGTGGCCAGAAAGTAGTAACCCCAAGGTATTACCTCCTCCAGTTCAAAATATGCCTGGAAGGCcaagaaaaaaatag